In Streptomyces chartreusis, the following proteins share a genomic window:
- a CDS encoding APC family permease has translation MSDQQPPSVVDPPARPELRKSLGVLDGIAIAASSTAATTSIGIGLGVTAGVVGLHLPAIMLLAFLPILGIAGAYSRLNKVEPNAGNGYVWVGRSLTPWLGFMVGWVNIVAVVAFLAYTTAVTGSALLQLAGDAGLHRVGGLALDPGSTAQTTAVGIVVLVAVTLTAVTGIRSAARLQAGLLVFEYVVLIGFCGYGIVTGPHDFSLSWFDPFEIPSATALAQGLLLSVFCYWGFESAFTVNEEVRDPRDASRAGTITLFTMLGMFLLGSIAFQRVLSEKELVGHGPEGLAFFGERLASQPWAALPLIALMFSAVASLQAGVIPTARGMFAMSRDRTLGPVWSKVSPRYGTPAVGTMLIGALAVAVAVLALVIPRLADMIMATVNAVGIVVALSYALTALAAAVRFRALLREDLWQGVRAVVLPTLSALALLGLGGYLGWSFYTSADHFEVSADNGWFLLLTPLAMIASGFMAAAWAKWVRRSPYFRTGKGTDADAPRLLATSR, from the coding sequence ATGTCCGATCAGCAGCCCCCCAGCGTCGTCGACCCTCCAGCGCGGCCCGAGCTGCGCAAGTCCCTCGGTGTCCTGGACGGCATCGCCATCGCCGCGTCCAGCACGGCCGCGACCACCAGCATCGGCATCGGCCTCGGGGTCACCGCCGGCGTGGTCGGCCTGCATCTGCCGGCGATCATGCTGCTGGCGTTCCTGCCGATCCTCGGCATCGCGGGCGCCTACTCCCGGCTGAACAAGGTCGAGCCCAACGCGGGCAACGGCTATGTGTGGGTGGGCCGTTCGCTCACCCCGTGGCTGGGCTTCATGGTCGGCTGGGTGAACATCGTGGCCGTGGTGGCGTTCCTCGCGTACACCACCGCGGTCACCGGCTCGGCCCTGCTGCAACTGGCGGGCGACGCCGGGCTGCACCGGGTGGGCGGCCTCGCGCTGGACCCCGGTTCGACCGCGCAGACCACGGCCGTCGGCATCGTCGTCCTGGTGGCCGTCACGCTGACCGCCGTGACCGGCATCCGCTCCGCCGCACGGCTCCAGGCCGGACTGCTGGTCTTCGAGTACGTCGTCCTGATCGGCTTCTGCGGCTACGGCATCGTCACCGGCCCGCACGACTTCAGCCTCAGCTGGTTCGACCCGTTCGAGATCCCGTCGGCGACCGCGCTGGCGCAGGGGCTGCTGCTGTCGGTGTTCTGTTACTGGGGCTTCGAGTCGGCGTTCACCGTCAACGAGGAGGTCCGCGACCCGCGCGACGCGTCCCGGGCCGGCACCATCACCCTGTTCACCATGCTCGGAATGTTCCTGCTCGGCTCGATCGCCTTCCAACGCGTCCTGTCCGAGAAGGAGTTGGTCGGTCACGGGCCCGAGGGGCTCGCCTTCTTCGGTGAGCGACTGGCCTCCCAGCCATGGGCTGCGCTCCCCCTGATCGCGCTGATGTTCTCGGCCGTCGCCTCGCTCCAGGCCGGGGTGATCCCGACAGCGCGCGGGATGTTCGCGATGAGCCGCGACCGCACGCTCGGGCCGGTGTGGTCCAAGGTCAGCCCGCGGTACGGGACTCCGGCCGTCGGCACGATGCTGATCGGCGCGCTGGCCGTCGCGGTCGCGGTGCTCGCACTGGTCATCCCGCGGCTGGCCGACATGATCATGGCGACGGTGAACGCCGTGGGCATAGTGGTCGCCCTGTCGTACGCCCTCACCGCCCTCGCGGCAGCCGTCCGCTTCCGCGCCCTGCTGCGCGAGGACCTGTGGCAGGGGGTGCGCGCGGTGGTGCTGCCCACGCTGAGCGCGCTCGCGCTGCTCGGTCTCGGCGGCTATCTCGGCTGGTCGTTCTACACCTCCGCCGACCACTTCGAAGTCAGCGCGGACAACGGGTGGTTCCTGCTCCTCACCCCGCTCGCGATGATCGCGTCCGGCTTCATGGCCGCCGCGTGGGCCAAGTGGGTGCGCAGGTCGCCGTACTTCCGCACCGGCAAGGGCACCGACGCCGACGCGCCCCGGCTGCTCGCCACCTCCCGATAA
- a CDS encoding amidohydrolase: protein MYADLLFTGGPVLTPEGRTATAVAVTGDRITAVGREEVHNLAGPRTEVVDLAGRLLLPGFQDAHVHPVPAGLELTQCDLTGTRTADDTLAAVRAYADAHPEREWITGGGWSMEAFEGGTPTKELLDSVVPDRPVYLPNRDHHGAWVNSRALALAGITRDTPDPADGRIERDASGEPSGTLQEGAMQLVGRLPPPATQADRVAALLHAQRHLHALGITAWQDALVGDFLGMDNPAQAYLAAARDGSLTARVVGALWWDRERGSEQIPELAERREALSHGRFRATSVKLMLDGVAETGTAALVDPYLDKCGCATANRGTSFIDPEQLPKYVTELDALGFQCHFHALGDRAVRDALDAIEAARAVNGPSDTRPHLAHLQVIQPADVPRFARLGAIANVQPLWAAHEPQMDELTIPFLGPERAAWQYPFGALLRAGARLAAGSDWPVSSPDPLHGVHVAVNRVTPDADDAQVFLPGERIGLTEALTAYTAGSAHVNHLDDTGEVRAGALADLVVLDRDPFVGPAEEIARTRVARTYVGGAQVYAAQEA from the coding sequence ATGTACGCAGATCTCCTCTTCACCGGCGGCCCCGTCCTCACCCCCGAGGGCCGCACCGCGACCGCCGTGGCCGTCACCGGCGACCGCATCACGGCCGTAGGGCGCGAGGAGGTGCACAATCTCGCCGGACCGCGGACCGAGGTGGTGGACCTCGCCGGGCGGCTGCTGCTGCCCGGGTTCCAGGACGCGCACGTGCATCCGGTGCCGGCCGGGCTGGAGCTCACCCAGTGCGATCTGACCGGTACGAGGACGGCGGACGACACCCTCGCGGCGGTGCGTGCCTACGCGGACGCGCATCCGGAGCGGGAGTGGATCACCGGCGGCGGCTGGTCGATGGAGGCCTTCGAGGGCGGTACGCCGACGAAGGAGCTGCTGGACTCGGTGGTGCCCGACCGGCCGGTGTATCTGCCGAACCGGGACCATCACGGGGCCTGGGTCAACAGCCGCGCCCTCGCGCTCGCCGGGATCACCCGGGACACGCCCGACCCGGCCGACGGGCGGATCGAGCGCGACGCCTCCGGCGAGCCGAGCGGGACGCTCCAGGAGGGCGCGATGCAGCTCGTGGGCCGGCTGCCCCCGCCCGCCACGCAGGCCGACCGGGTGGCGGCCCTGCTGCACGCCCAGCGGCATCTGCACGCGCTCGGCATCACCGCCTGGCAGGACGCGCTGGTCGGGGACTTCCTCGGCATGGACAACCCGGCGCAGGCGTATCTGGCGGCCGCGCGGGACGGCTCACTCACCGCGCGGGTGGTCGGCGCGCTGTGGTGGGACCGTGAGCGTGGCTCGGAGCAGATTCCCGAACTGGCCGAGCGGCGCGAGGCGTTGAGTCACGGACGGTTCCGGGCGACCAGCGTCAAACTGATGCTGGACGGCGTAGCCGAGACCGGTACCGCCGCACTGGTGGACCCCTATCTCGACAAGTGCGGCTGCGCCACCGCCAACCGGGGCACCAGCTTCATCGACCCGGAGCAACTGCCCAAGTACGTCACCGAGTTGGACGCGCTCGGCTTCCAGTGCCACTTCCATGCCCTGGGCGACCGGGCCGTACGTGACGCGCTGGACGCGATCGAGGCCGCGCGCGCCGTCAACGGGCCCAGCGACACCCGGCCTCACCTGGCCCATCTCCAGGTGATCCAGCCCGCGGACGTGCCGCGTTTCGCTCGGCTCGGGGCGATCGCGAACGTCCAGCCGCTGTGGGCCGCGCACGAGCCGCAGATGGACGAGCTGACGATCCCCTTCCTCGGACCCGAACGGGCCGCGTGGCAGTACCCGTTCGGCGCCCTGCTGCGCGCAGGCGCACGGCTCGCGGCGGGCAGCGACTGGCCGGTGAGCAGCCCCGATCCGCTGCACGGCGTCCATGTCGCAGTCAACCGGGTGACGCCGGACGCCGATGACGCGCAGGTGTTCCTGCCCGGCGAGCGGATCGGGCTCACCGAGGCACTCACCGCGTACACGGCGGGCTCGGCGCATGTGAACCACCTTGACGACACCGGTGAGGTGCGGGCGGGAGCACTGGCCGATCTCGTCGTCCTGGACCGCGATCCGTTCGTCGGGCCGGCGGAGGAGATCGCGCGGACCCGGGTCGCGCGGACCTATGTGGGAGGCGCGCAGGTGTACGCGGCGCAGGAGGCCTGA
- a CDS encoding GlxA family transcriptional regulator has translation MDGERQVERVVVLALDGVYPFELGIPSRIFGAADGRYEVLTCSVDGNPVRSNADFTIGVQHGPEILATADTVVVASVGVAYIPEELPAEVAAALARIRPDARIVSICTAAFVLAAAGLLDGRRATTHWHVTDLFRRRYPQVELDPDVLFVHDGRVLTSAGAASGVDVCLHIVRTDHGSGLANAVARRCVVPPFRDGGQAQYIEQPVPESGAAGTAATRAWALERLDEPLTLTDLAAHARMSLRTFARRFSDEVGLSPGRWLIQQRVGRARHLLESSDLPVDRIAIEVGFATGASLRQHLHAAIGVSPQAYRRTFQAAGVR, from the coding sequence ATGGATGGTGAACGACAGGTGGAACGGGTCGTGGTGCTGGCCCTGGACGGCGTCTATCCCTTCGAGCTGGGCATCCCCAGCCGGATCTTCGGCGCCGCCGACGGCCGGTACGAGGTGCTGACGTGCAGCGTCGACGGCAATCCGGTGCGCAGCAACGCCGACTTCACGATCGGTGTCCAGCACGGGCCGGAGATCCTCGCCACCGCCGACACCGTGGTGGTCGCCTCGGTCGGCGTCGCGTACATCCCCGAGGAGCTGCCCGCCGAGGTCGCCGCGGCGCTCGCCCGGATCCGCCCGGACGCGCGGATCGTGTCGATCTGCACGGCCGCCTTCGTCCTGGCGGCGGCGGGCCTGCTGGACGGCCGGCGCGCCACCACGCACTGGCATGTGACCGACCTGTTCCGGCGCCGCTATCCGCAGGTCGAACTCGACCCGGACGTCCTGTTCGTCCACGACGGCCGGGTCCTCACCTCGGCCGGCGCCGCCTCCGGCGTCGACGTCTGCCTGCACATCGTGCGCACCGACCACGGCAGCGGACTGGCCAACGCGGTCGCCCGGCGCTGCGTCGTACCGCCCTTCCGGGACGGCGGCCAGGCCCAGTACATCGAGCAGCCAGTCCCGGAGAGCGGAGCCGCCGGCACCGCCGCCACCCGCGCCTGGGCCCTGGAACGCCTCGACGAACCGCTCACCCTGACCGACCTCGCCGCCCACGCCCGGATGAGCCTGCGCACCTTCGCCCGCCGCTTCAGCGACGAGGTCGGCCTCAGCCCCGGCCGCTGGCTGATCCAGCAACGCGTCGGCCGGGCCCGCCATCTGCTGGAGTCCAGCGACCTGCCGGTCGACCGGATCGCCATCGAGGTCGGCTTCGCCACCGGCGCCTCGCTGCGGCAGCACCTGCACGCAGCGATCGGGGTGTCACCGCAGGCGTACCGCCGCACGTTCCAGGCGGCCGGCGTCCGCTAG
- a CDS encoding NADP-dependent oxidoreductase, with protein MSTVNTMRAISQDVLGGPEVLKEVQIERPAPRPNEVLVRVRAAGVNPTDWKHRENGGFLGEPPFVLGWDVSGVVEAVGIGVAAFRPGDEVFGMLPYPFGHGSHAEYVIAPVRALTHKPSEIGHTEAGALPLVSLTAWQALTEHSDVRPGKRVLIHAAAGGVGHVAVQIAKARGAHVIGTASAGKHQFLRGLGADEVIDYRETDFTEAVKDVDVVLDTLGGETSVRSLRVLRPGGVVVSILPVGSDEFGEEAERLGVRAVRMLLDADRAGMQAIAELVEQGKLRPEIAGTFPLADAAEAHALGETGRTTGKLVLTMD; from the coding sequence ATGAGCACTGTGAACACCATGCGAGCCATCAGCCAGGACGTCCTCGGCGGTCCCGAGGTCCTGAAGGAAGTTCAGATCGAGCGCCCGGCGCCGCGCCCGAACGAGGTACTGGTCCGCGTCCGCGCGGCCGGCGTCAACCCGACCGACTGGAAGCACCGCGAGAACGGCGGCTTCCTGGGCGAGCCCCCGTTCGTCCTCGGCTGGGACGTCTCCGGCGTGGTCGAGGCGGTCGGCATCGGCGTCGCCGCCTTCCGCCCCGGCGACGAGGTCTTCGGCATGCTGCCCTACCCCTTCGGCCACGGCTCGCACGCCGAGTACGTCATCGCCCCGGTGCGGGCCCTCACGCACAAGCCGTCCGAGATCGGCCACACGGAGGCGGGGGCCCTGCCGCTGGTGTCCCTGACCGCCTGGCAGGCACTGACCGAGCACTCCGACGTCCGGCCGGGGAAGCGCGTGCTGATCCACGCGGCGGCCGGCGGCGTCGGGCACGTGGCCGTGCAGATCGCCAAGGCGCGCGGCGCCCACGTGATCGGCACGGCCAGCGCGGGCAAGCACCAGTTCCTGCGCGGCCTGGGCGCGGACGAGGTGATCGACTACCGGGAGACGGACTTCACCGAGGCCGTCAAGGACGTCGACGTCGTCCTGGACACCCTGGGCGGTGAGACCTCGGTGCGCTCGCTGCGTGTGCTGCGTCCGGGCGGTGTCGTCGTCTCGATCCTGCCGGTCGGCTCGGACGAGTTCGGCGAGGAGGCCGAGCGGCTCGGGGTGCGGGCCGTTCGGATGCTGCTGGACGCCGACCGTGCCGGTATGCAGGCGATCGCGGAACTGGTCGAGCAGGGCAAGCTGCGACCGGAGATCGCCGGGACCTTCCCGCTGGCCGATGCCGCCGAGGCGCACGCCCTGGGCGAGACCGGCCGGACGACGGGGAAGCTCGTCCTGACGATGGACTGA
- a CDS encoding NAD(P)-dependent alcohol dehydrogenase produces MSIPTRAAVVESGGAPFALSDVELDEPAPHEAVVRMVATGLCHTDLGVASGALPFPLPGVLGHEGAGVVEAVGAAVTGVAPGDHVVLSFTSCGGCRDCRGGHPAYCATWLPLNLIGGRRADGTGTISRAGEDLGGHFFGQSSFAERALVDERSLVKVDPEVPLASIAPLGCGVQTGVGAVWNVLKPVTGSTVVVLGAGAVGLSAVMAAALTPATDIVAVDRVAERLSLARELGATHTIDATGTDLAAALADITGGRGADGVVETTGNVGVLRRGVDALAARGTLVVVGAPPFGTEVALDVNGLLGGKRVVGLTLGDAETQTFIPALVRLVKEGRLPLHRLISTYPFTDIDRAVRDMGAGKAIKPVLTF; encoded by the coding sequence ATGTCCATCCCCACCCGTGCCGCCGTCGTCGAGTCGGGCGGAGCCCCGTTCGCCCTGTCCGACGTGGAGCTCGACGAGCCCGCACCGCACGAGGCCGTCGTCCGTATGGTCGCGACGGGCCTGTGCCACACCGACCTCGGCGTGGCGAGCGGAGCGCTGCCCTTCCCGCTGCCCGGCGTCCTCGGCCATGAGGGCGCGGGCGTGGTCGAGGCCGTCGGCGCCGCCGTGACCGGCGTCGCGCCGGGCGACCACGTCGTGCTGTCGTTCACCTCGTGCGGCGGCTGCCGCGACTGCCGGGGCGGCCACCCGGCGTACTGCGCGACCTGGCTGCCGCTGAACCTCATCGGCGGCCGGCGGGCCGACGGTACCGGCACCATCAGCCGGGCCGGGGAGGACCTCGGCGGCCACTTCTTCGGCCAGTCCTCCTTCGCCGAGCGGGCGTTGGTCGACGAGCGCAGCCTGGTGAAGGTCGACCCGGAGGTGCCGCTCGCCTCGATCGCCCCGCTGGGCTGCGGGGTGCAGACCGGGGTGGGTGCCGTCTGGAACGTCCTGAAGCCGGTCACCGGCAGCACCGTCGTCGTCCTCGGCGCCGGAGCGGTCGGCCTGTCCGCCGTCATGGCCGCCGCCCTGACCCCCGCCACCGACATCGTCGCCGTCGACCGGGTCGCCGAACGTCTGTCACTGGCAAGGGAGTTGGGCGCCACCCACACGATCGACGCGACCGGGACCGACCTCGCCGCGGCGCTCGCCGACATCACCGGCGGCCGCGGCGCCGACGGCGTCGTCGAGACCACCGGCAACGTCGGCGTGCTGCGCCGGGGCGTCGACGCGCTCGCCGCCCGGGGCACCCTGGTCGTCGTGGGCGCCCCGCCCTTCGGCACCGAAGTCGCCCTCGACGTCAACGGGTTGCTCGGCGGCAAGCGGGTCGTCGGCCTCACCCTCGGCGACGCCGAGACGCAGACCTTCATACCGGCCCTGGTCCGGCTGGTGAAGGAAGGCCGCCTTCCGCTGCACCGCCTGATCAGCACCTATCCGTTCACGGACATCGACCGGGCCGTGAGGGACATGGGCGCGGGCAAGGCGATCAAGCCCGTGCTCACCTTCTGA
- a CDS encoding aldehyde dehydrogenase family protein, whose amino-acid sequence MTTFEIEPGRLFIGGRWRDAADGARTDVVDPSRGTVLTTAADAGAADVDAAVRAARDAFDDGAWSGLSGRERGRILHRVAELIRENADRMAELESRDVGKPITLAHAVDVTNAANDYEHFAALAHGLDGAVRDTPMNAVAYVRRRPVGVVAAITPYNFPLILAGSKIAPALAAGNTVVHKPAEETPLSALYMADLFKRAGVPDGVVNVVTGGPAAGEALLRHSGVDKVAFTGSTTVGRKVAAIAGEALKPVTMELGGNAAHVVFEDADLEKAVGAIIKGFVFNTGQFCMGGPRLLVARQVHSTLLGILADAVPGVPVGDPREAGTVVGPMAGERHLRKVEEYVELARKEGGTIVCGGERLDLDGGYYYMPTVIADLPNDSRVIQEEIFGPVLTVQPFDSEDEAVELANSTPYGLASGVQTGNLARAHRVAERLDAGIVWINDWAMLDPAVPFGGVKDSGFGREYGPEALDAYTTTKSVVVSLD is encoded by the coding sequence ATGACCACCTTCGAGATCGAACCCGGGCGGCTGTTCATCGGGGGCCGGTGGCGCGACGCCGCCGACGGAGCGCGCACCGACGTGGTCGACCCGTCCCGCGGCACGGTCCTCACCACCGCCGCGGACGCCGGCGCCGCCGACGTGGACGCTGCCGTGCGCGCCGCGCGGGACGCCTTCGACGACGGCGCCTGGTCCGGGCTGAGCGGCCGGGAACGCGGCCGGATCCTGCACCGGGTCGCCGAGCTGATCCGGGAGAACGCCGACCGGATGGCCGAACTGGAGAGCCGTGACGTCGGCAAGCCGATCACGCTCGCGCACGCCGTCGACGTCACGAACGCGGCCAACGACTACGAGCACTTCGCCGCCCTCGCCCATGGTCTGGACGGCGCGGTCCGCGACACCCCCATGAACGCCGTCGCCTACGTCCGACGCCGGCCGGTCGGCGTGGTGGCGGCGATCACGCCGTACAACTTCCCCCTGATCCTGGCCGGTTCGAAGATCGCCCCGGCGCTCGCGGCCGGCAACACGGTGGTCCACAAGCCGGCCGAGGAGACTCCGCTGAGTGCCCTGTACATGGCCGACCTCTTCAAGCGGGCCGGTGTCCCCGACGGCGTGGTCAACGTCGTCACCGGCGGACCCGCGGCCGGCGAGGCGCTGCTGCGGCACTCCGGCGTCGACAAGGTCGCCTTCACCGGCTCGACCACCGTCGGCCGGAAGGTCGCGGCCATCGCAGGCGAGGCGCTCAAGCCGGTCACCATGGAGCTCGGCGGCAACGCGGCCCACGTCGTCTTCGAGGACGCCGACCTGGAGAAGGCCGTCGGCGCGATCATCAAGGGCTTCGTCTTCAACACCGGGCAGTTCTGCATGGGCGGACCCCGGCTGCTGGTGGCGCGCCAGGTCCACAGCACCCTGCTCGGCATCCTCGCCGACGCGGTGCCCGGCGTCCCGGTCGGCGACCCGCGCGAGGCCGGGACCGTGGTCGGCCCGATGGCGGGGGAGCGGCATCTGCGCAAGGTCGAGGAGTACGTCGAGCTGGCCCGCAAGGAGGGCGGCACCATCGTCTGCGGCGGTGAACGGCTCGATCTCGACGGCGGCTACTACTACATGCCCACCGTCATTGCCGACCTGCCGAACGACTCCCGGGTGATCCAGGAGGAGATCTTCGGCCCGGTCCTCACCGTCCAGCCCTTCGACTCCGAGGACGAGGCCGTCGAACTCGCCAACTCCACTCCGTACGGCCTGGCCTCGGGCGTGCAGACCGGGAACCTGGCCCGCGCCCACCGGGTCGCCGAACGGCTGGACGCCGGGATCGTCTGGATCAACGACTGGGCGATGCTCGACCCTGCGGTCCCCTTCGGCGGGGTCAAGGACTCCGGCTTCGGCCGCGAGTACGGGCCCGAGGCGCTGGACGCCTACACCACCACCAAGTCCGTCGTCGTCTCGCTCGACTGA
- a CDS encoding MarR family winged helix-turn-helix transcriptional regulator produces the protein MLDAQAAKAPPSLLYMVKQVELVVRSHLDELVKPSGITALQYTALTVLQRHDGLSAAQLARDSFVTAQSIADLVRSLETRGLVRRERNPQSRRELLILLTDTARELLARHEGEVRELEERMVRELTAHQTEQFRQALSKAWHALS, from the coding sequence ATGCTCGACGCCCAGGCAGCCAAGGCACCGCCGTCGCTCCTCTACATGGTCAAACAGGTGGAGCTCGTGGTGCGTTCACACCTGGACGAGCTGGTCAAGCCGTCCGGGATCACCGCGCTCCAGTACACGGCCCTCACCGTGCTCCAGCGGCACGACGGACTGTCCGCCGCCCAGCTGGCCAGGGACTCCTTCGTCACCGCGCAGTCGATCGCCGACCTGGTAAGGAGCCTGGAGACCCGCGGGCTGGTGCGGCGCGAGCGCAATCCGCAGAGCCGCCGCGAGCTGCTGATCCTGCTCACCGACACGGCCCGTGAGCTGCTCGCCCGGCACGAGGGGGAGGTACGGGAGCTGGAGGAGCGGATGGTGCGGGAGCTCACGGCTCATCAGACCGAGCAGTTCCGTCAGGCACTCTCCAAGGCCTGGCACGCGCTGTCGTAG
- a CDS encoding anti-sigma factor antagonist → MQLDPAPFSRHLRVHRHRDHTVLELLGEIDIAAAVEIAPYLDRVTAHPGARIVIDLRSIEFFDCSGLRLLYRALSRTHDHGGQLHLVCTHPLTLRVLRITGLNRLLPPHPTPDAALGQPEATSGTL, encoded by the coding sequence GTGCAGCTGGATCCTGCGCCGTTCAGCCGGCATCTGCGCGTCCACCGGCACCGCGACCACACGGTGCTGGAGTTGCTCGGCGAGATCGACATCGCGGCCGCGGTGGAGATCGCCCCGTATCTGGACCGGGTGACGGCGCATCCCGGGGCGCGGATCGTGATCGACCTGCGGAGCATCGAGTTCTTCGACTGCTCCGGGCTTCGCCTGCTGTACCGGGCCCTGAGCCGGACCCACGACCACGGCGGGCAGCTGCACCTGGTCTGCACCCACCCGCTGACCCTGCGCGTGCTCAGGATCACCGGCCTGAACCGCCTGCTGCCGCCGCATCCGACACCGGACGCGGCGCTCGGCCAGCCCGAGGCAACGTCCGGCACGTTATGA
- a CDS encoding ribose-phosphate diphosphokinase, with translation MREIAVFSGSAHPELAAEVCAHLGVPLSPTRVSRFANDCLEVQLQANCRERDVFLIQPLVRPVQEHLVELLLMCDAARGASASRITVVMPHYSYARSDKKDAPRISLGGRLVADLMVAAGASRVLAMTLHAPQVHGFFTVPVDHLHALRELAAHFRQYDLSRTTVVSPDLGNAKEAAAFARLIGAQVAAGAKQRFADDRVSISSVIGEVAGRDVIILDDEIAKGSTVIELLDRLRELGPRSIRVACTHGLFAAGALKRIGEQPDVLEIVCTNTVPIQAEERTEKLKVLSIAPALAEAVRRIHNGESVSALFDAPGTE, from the coding sequence GTGCGAGAGATCGCCGTGTTCAGCGGTAGTGCCCACCCCGAGCTGGCGGCGGAGGTCTGCGCGCATCTGGGGGTACCGCTCAGCCCGACCCGGGTCAGCCGGTTCGCCAACGACTGCCTGGAGGTGCAGCTCCAGGCCAACTGCCGGGAGCGGGACGTCTTCCTGATCCAGCCGCTGGTCAGGCCGGTCCAGGAGCACCTCGTCGAGCTGCTGCTGATGTGCGACGCGGCCCGCGGGGCGTCCGCCAGCCGGATCACCGTCGTGATGCCGCACTACTCCTACGCCCGCTCCGACAAGAAGGACGCGCCCCGCATCTCACTCGGCGGCCGGCTGGTCGCCGACCTGATGGTCGCGGCCGGCGCGAGCCGTGTTCTCGCCATGACCCTGCACGCGCCCCAGGTGCACGGCTTCTTCACGGTGCCGGTCGACCACCTGCACGCTCTGCGCGAGCTCGCCGCGCACTTCCGGCAGTACGACCTCTCCCGTACGACCGTCGTGTCCCCGGACCTCGGCAACGCCAAGGAAGCGGCCGCGTTCGCGCGGCTGATCGGCGCCCAGGTCGCCGCCGGCGCCAAGCAGCGGTTCGCGGACGACCGGGTCAGCATCAGCTCGGTCATCGGCGAGGTGGCCGGACGCGACGTCATCATCCTGGACGACGAGATCGCCAAGGGCAGCACGGTCATCGAACTCCTCGACCGGTTGCGGGAGTTGGGGCCGCGCTCGATCCGTGTCGCCTGTACGCACGGCCTCTTCGCGGCCGGGGCGCTGAAGCGGATCGGCGAGCAGCCGGACGTACTGGAGATCGTGTGCACCAACACCGTGCCGATCCAGGCCGAGGAGCGCACCGAGAAGCTGAAGGTCCTGTCCATCGCTCCGGCGCTCGCCGAGGCCGTGCGCCGCATTCACAACGGGGAGTCCGTGAGCGCCCTGTTCGATGCGCCGGGAACCGAGTAG
- a CDS encoding DUF4230 domain-containing protein, with protein MTTSIKRINKRMPGWAKAVSALVLVLVVFFAGIRLSVLPGLKDLFGTETNDRSGPALLQSIQDMSRYDAASGNFQIVVDLEKDAKFLPDAIRGTRTLYVGAGTVDAYVDLGKVGADDVTVNDDRTSATLRLPHAALGEPSLDPDRSYAVSKQRGLLDRLGDLFSDNPNSEQAVQKLAVRHIGDAAKESGLTRRAETNTTDMLQGLLHSLGFKEVKVTYTA; from the coding sequence ATGACGACTTCCATCAAGCGCATCAACAAGCGCATGCCCGGCTGGGCGAAGGCGGTGAGCGCCCTGGTGCTCGTGCTCGTCGTCTTCTTCGCCGGGATCCGGCTGAGCGTGCTCCCCGGCCTGAAGGACCTGTTCGGCACCGAGACCAACGACCGCTCGGGTCCGGCACTGCTCCAGTCCATCCAGGACATGAGCCGTTACGACGCCGCCTCCGGCAACTTCCAGATCGTCGTGGATCTGGAGAAGGACGCCAAGTTCCTGCCCGACGCGATCCGCGGCACCCGCACGCTGTACGTCGGCGCGGGCACCGTGGACGCCTATGTCGACCTCGGAAAGGTCGGCGCCGACGACGTCACGGTCAACGACGACCGTACGTCCGCCACGCTCCGACTGCCGCACGCCGCCCTCGGCGAGCCGTCCCTCGACCCCGACCGCTCCTACGCCGTCTCCAAGCAGCGCGGTCTGCTCGACCGCCTGGGCGACCTCTTCTCGGACAACCCCAACAGCGAGCAGGCGGTCCAGAAGCTCGCGGTGCGGCACATCGGCGACGCCGCCAAGGAGAGCGGGCTGACCAGGCGCGCCGAGACCAACACCACCGACATGCTCCAAGGGCTGCTGCACTCCCTGGGCTTCAAGGAGGTGAAGGTGACGTACACGGCCTGA